The Ahaetulla prasina isolate Xishuangbanna chromosome 4, ASM2864084v1, whole genome shotgun sequence genome has a window encoding:
- the LOC131196510 gene encoding tigger transposable element-derived protein 1-like isoform X3, producing MKSNYEMLVSMDYAIAKPEILTRIEQGDSLCDRNVETMAENNTLGHPGTESPVAPVDVSLWLKEEVEGPQDGGIARPPEEISAGLHEGSSVEYIDIPSGIKEEMEEVCLGPGESHREQYDPSEEYQTITISEEHLCGLQEDQCAQDPLFFGEGPSSVFCNGLLFSLAMSSKGKRKGHGSSEERSKKHRKAISLNLKMKIIKAYDAGKKVNIIAQEEGLAHSTISTILKNKERIREAMKGSPGTKAIITRQRKGLIHETEKLLMLWIEDQIQKRIPISLPLIQAKARSIFATLKERAGEECTETFTASRGWFMRFQRRFNYHTSHPPGEAGGPDEIAAQRFLDNFDDLITEGNYLPEQIFNVDKTRLFWKKMPERSYLHQEAQAVPGYKAFKDRITLLLGGNVAGFKLKPFLIHKSEDPPVCENIGQETLPVYYQSDQKAWMTQVFFEDWFVNCFIPQVQEYCFQNRIPFRILLLLNNTPGYPLHLDDVHPDVKVVYLPKNTSPFLQPMDQGAVSIFKACYLRATLATAVATMEDNRMTLREFWKAYDISHCIENIATAWKDVSMKCMQGIWERCLKRFALLVHNFEGFDPNEDLEEISHNILTLARALSLEADAEDVKKWIAYPEGELSNEELIELKEELEAQGIAEEEEEIKF from the exons ATGAAAAGCAATTATGAGATGTTGGTCTCAATGG ATTATGCAATTGCCAAGCCCGAGATCCTGACCCGGATTGAACAAGGAGATTCCTTGTGTGATAGAAATGTTGAAACCATGGCTGAGAATAACACACTGGGACATCCTGGCACAG AGTCTCCTGTGGCTCCAGTCGATGTTTCTTTGTGGCTGAAGGAAGAAGTAGAAGGACCTCAAGACGGTGGCATCGCCAGGCCTCCTGAGGAGATCAGTGCTGGACTTCATGAGG GTTCTTCGGTGGAGTATATAGACATACCCTCCGGGATtaaagaggagatggaggaggtgtGCTTGGGCCCCGGGGAATCTCACAGAGAGCAATACGATCCTAGTGAGG AATATCAGACCATTACCATTTCTGAAGAACATCTCTGTGGACTTCAGGAAGACCAATGTGCTCAGGACCCGTTATTCTTTGGGGAAGGCCCTAGCTCTG TATTTTGCAATGGGCTCTTATTTTCGCTTGCCATGTCAtcaaaggggaagagaaagggcCACGGTTCATCTGAAGAGCGCAGCAAGAAGCACAGGAAGGCCATCAGTCTGAATTTGAAGATGAAGATCATTAAAGCCTACGATGCTGGGAAGAAGGTAAACATCATCGCTCAAGAAGAAGGCCTGGCCCATTCCACCATCTCCACCATTTTGAAGAACAAGGAGCGGATCAGGGAGGCCATGAAAGGATCGCCAGGGACGAAAGCCATTATCACCAGGCAACGCAAAGGCCTCATCCACGAAACAGAGAAACTCCTGATGCTTTGGATCGAGGATCAGATCCAGAAAAGGATTCCCATTAGCCTCCCTCTCATTCAGGCCAAGGCGCGCAGCATTTTTGCGACCCTGAAGGAACGAGCGGGCGAGGAGTGCACTGAAACGTTCACGGCCAGCCGTGGCTGGTTCATGCGCTTCCAGCGAAGGTTTAATTACCATACTTCGCACCCACCAGGCGAAGCCGGGGGGCCCGACGAAATAGCAGCCCAACGCTTCCTTGACAACTTCGACGATCTCATCACAGAAGGGAACTATTTGCCCGAACAGATATTCAACGTAGACAAAACCAGGttattctggaaaaaaatgcCCGAACGAAGCTACCTTCACCAAGAGGCCCAAGCTGTGCCTGGATACAAAGCCTTTAAGGACAGGATCACTTTGCTGTTGGGTGGAAACGTCGCCGGCTTCAAGCTGAAGCCGTTTCTGATCCACAAATCAGAGGATCCCCCCGTGTGTGAAAATATCGGCCAGGAGACCCTGCCTGTTTATTACCAATCTGATCAGAAGGCTTGGATGACCCAAGTCTTCTTTGAGGATTGGTTTGTGAATTGTTTCATCCCCCAAGTGCAGGAATATTGTTTTCAAAACAGAATCCCTTTTAGAATTCTTCTGCTCCTCAACAACACCCCTGGATATCCCCTGCACCTGGACGATGTCCATCCAGACGTGAAGGTTGTTTATCTACCAAAAAACACCAGCCCTTTCCTGCAGCCCATGGATCAGGGAGCTGTCTCGATCTTCAAAGCATGCTATTTACGGGCCACACTGGCCACGGCCGTCGCCACAATGGAGGACAACAGGATGACCTTGCGCGAGTTTTGGAAAGCCTACGATATCAGCCACTGCATTGAAAACATCGCAACGGCCTGGAAGGATGTCAGCATGAAATGCATGCAAGGGATTTGGGAACGGTGCTTAAAACGTTTTGCTCTCCTCGTCCACAATTTTGAAGGCTTTGATCCTAACGAAGATTTGGAGGAAATCAGTCACAACATTTTGACGCTCGCCCGAGCCCTTAGTTTAGAGGCAGACGCGGAAGATGTGAAAAAATGGATTGCCTACCCTGAGGGTGAGCTTTCCAATGAAGAATTGATCGAGCTTAAAGAAGAATTGGAGGCCCAAGGCATtgcagaggaggaagaagaaataaaattctaG
- the LOC131196510 gene encoding tigger transposable element-derived protein 1-like isoform X2, with protein MEAPLWPVGAALQSPEASDGPGLRLLSLEGRLASAEKKLGGCQRTVTELGSQLEGKWAALGGLVQEYGRLQRRLENLENLLRNRNFWILRFPPGAQGETPKVPVTFDDLSVHFNEQEWGNLDELQKDLYKTVMKSNYEMLVSMDYAIAKPEILTRIEQGDSLCDRNVETMAENNTLGHPGTESPVAPVDVSLWLKEEVEGPQDGGIARPPEEISAGLHEEYQTITISEEHLCGLQEDQCAQDPLFFGEGPSSVFCNGLLFSLAMSSKGKRKGHGSSEERSKKHRKAISLNLKMKIIKAYDAGKKVNIIAQEEGLAHSTISTILKNKERIREAMKGSPGTKAIITRQRKGLIHETEKLLMLWIEDQIQKRIPISLPLIQAKARSIFATLKERAGEECTETFTASRGWFMRFQRRFNYHTSHPPGEAGGPDEIAAQRFLDNFDDLITEGNYLPEQIFNVDKTRLFWKKMPERSYLHQEAQAVPGYKAFKDRITLLLGGNVAGFKLKPFLIHKSEDPPVCENIGQETLPVYYQSDQKAWMTQVFFEDWFVNCFIPQVQEYCFQNRIPFRILLLLNNTPGYPLHLDDVHPDVKVVYLPKNTSPFLQPMDQGAVSIFKACYLRATLATAVATMEDNRMTLREFWKAYDISHCIENIATAWKDVSMKCMQGIWERCLKRFALLVHNFEGFDPNEDLEEISHNILTLARALSLEADAEDVKKWIAYPEGELSNEELIELKEELEAQGIAEEEEEIKF; from the exons ATGGAGGCGCCGTTGTGGCCGGTCGGGGCGGCTTTGCAAAGCCCGGAGGCGTCGGACGGGCCCGGGCTTCGTCTGCTGAGCCTGGAAGGGCGCTTGGCTTCGGCCGAGAAGAAGCTGGGCGGTTGCCAGAGGACGGTAACCGAGCTGGGCAGCCAGCTGGAAGGGAAATGGGCCGCCCTGGGCGGCCTGGTTCAGGAATACGGGCGGCTCCAACGGCGGCTGGAGAACCTGGAGAACCTGCTGAGGAACCGCAACTTCTGGATCCTCCGCTTCCCGCCGGGCGCCCAGGGGGAGACGCCCAAG GTTCCGGTCACTTTTGATGACCTGTCCGTTCATTTCAACGAGCAAGAATGGGGCAATCTGGATGAATTGCAGAAGGATCTGTATAAAACGGTCATGAAAAGCAATTATGAGATGTTGGTCTCAATGG ATTATGCAATTGCCAAGCCCGAGATCCTGACCCGGATTGAACAAGGAGATTCCTTGTGTGATAGAAATGTTGAAACCATGGCTGAGAATAACACACTGGGACATCCTGGCACAG AGTCTCCTGTGGCTCCAGTCGATGTTTCTTTGTGGCTGAAGGAAGAAGTAGAAGGACCTCAAGACGGTGGCATCGCCAGGCCTCCTGAGGAGATCAGTGCTGGACTTCATGAGG AATATCAGACCATTACCATTTCTGAAGAACATCTCTGTGGACTTCAGGAAGACCAATGTGCTCAGGACCCGTTATTCTTTGGGGAAGGCCCTAGCTCTG TATTTTGCAATGGGCTCTTATTTTCGCTTGCCATGTCAtcaaaggggaagagaaagggcCACGGTTCATCTGAAGAGCGCAGCAAGAAGCACAGGAAGGCCATCAGTCTGAATTTGAAGATGAAGATCATTAAAGCCTACGATGCTGGGAAGAAGGTAAACATCATCGCTCAAGAAGAAGGCCTGGCCCATTCCACCATCTCCACCATTTTGAAGAACAAGGAGCGGATCAGGGAGGCCATGAAAGGATCGCCAGGGACGAAAGCCATTATCACCAGGCAACGCAAAGGCCTCATCCACGAAACAGAGAAACTCCTGATGCTTTGGATCGAGGATCAGATCCAGAAAAGGATTCCCATTAGCCTCCCTCTCATTCAGGCCAAGGCGCGCAGCATTTTTGCGACCCTGAAGGAACGAGCGGGCGAGGAGTGCACTGAAACGTTCACGGCCAGCCGTGGCTGGTTCATGCGCTTCCAGCGAAGGTTTAATTACCATACTTCGCACCCACCAGGCGAAGCCGGGGGGCCCGACGAAATAGCAGCCCAACGCTTCCTTGACAACTTCGACGATCTCATCACAGAAGGGAACTATTTGCCCGAACAGATATTCAACGTAGACAAAACCAGGttattctggaaaaaaatgcCCGAACGAAGCTACCTTCACCAAGAGGCCCAAGCTGTGCCTGGATACAAAGCCTTTAAGGACAGGATCACTTTGCTGTTGGGTGGAAACGTCGCCGGCTTCAAGCTGAAGCCGTTTCTGATCCACAAATCAGAGGATCCCCCCGTGTGTGAAAATATCGGCCAGGAGACCCTGCCTGTTTATTACCAATCTGATCAGAAGGCTTGGATGACCCAAGTCTTCTTTGAGGATTGGTTTGTGAATTGTTTCATCCCCCAAGTGCAGGAATATTGTTTTCAAAACAGAATCCCTTTTAGAATTCTTCTGCTCCTCAACAACACCCCTGGATATCCCCTGCACCTGGACGATGTCCATCCAGACGTGAAGGTTGTTTATCTACCAAAAAACACCAGCCCTTTCCTGCAGCCCATGGATCAGGGAGCTGTCTCGATCTTCAAAGCATGCTATTTACGGGCCACACTGGCCACGGCCGTCGCCACAATGGAGGACAACAGGATGACCTTGCGCGAGTTTTGGAAAGCCTACGATATCAGCCACTGCATTGAAAACATCGCAACGGCCTGGAAGGATGTCAGCATGAAATGCATGCAAGGGATTTGGGAACGGTGCTTAAAACGTTTTGCTCTCCTCGTCCACAATTTTGAAGGCTTTGATCCTAACGAAGATTTGGAGGAAATCAGTCACAACATTTTGACGCTCGCCCGAGCCCTTAGTTTAGAGGCAGACGCGGAAGATGTGAAAAAATGGATTGCCTACCCTGAGGGTGAGCTTTCCAATGAAGAATTGATCGAGCTTAAAGAAGAATTGGAGGCCCAAGGCATtgcagaggaggaagaagaaataaaattctaG
- the LOC131196516 gene encoding zinc finger protein 398-like isoform X1, translated as MAEWTPAQAWEWEVEPQHLAPFQPPAIFDQSAEREIYPAAEISLWTVVAALQAVERKVDTSAARLLNLESRTATAEKKIFECEKTELEFSSHLAALGTLIQEYRVLQRRLENVENLLKNRNFWILRLPLGPKGEIPKVPVTFDEEQAVHFSSPEWAKLEDWQKELYRNITRGSYEPLVSLDSAIAKADALPPQAGLGAAPHIADQPSVGEKGLPLAPKLAEPLTSKDDLLSWIKQEESPGPGKWNLEREIPAILGYDESTRIKSEEQKLQESLKQTLPVRLHAAPNDKVLQTSRCCQRQSCPQGQPAPPPPQKPSEELRHPNERTCPEPEATPPATCLKEGQLKCFKGLDEFSLPPRIPAGEEVYGEGVTPVTESGVPQVPEPYLCPENNSFSNVAVTETAGQPHACSLCPKTFRLKTSLLIHQKTHAVGKSDSPFVCSECGCGFSHQAQLTRHQAIHADRPHQCSECHKAFNRKSSLVVHQKTHRERPRPFQCPQCSKTFIRKQHLDDHTRTHTGEKPYQCPECEKRFAEKSKLTNHYRIHTGERPYRCGQCDKRFVRAHHLVKHQSSVHQAGAKLFSCRECGQSFSHAQAFLSHQASHANGERRHRCTECLKTFARRKYLLEHQRMHTGENPYACPHCGKHFRYKQSLKQHLRMHREQPPPLPSGPAVPPSLPVTNPLEKNPLFEANPPNGT; from the exons GCGTGGGAATGGGAGGTTGAGCCTCAGCACCTGGCGCCCTTCCAACCTCCCGCCATTTTTGACCAATCAGCTGAGCGAGAGATCTACCCGGCGGCCGAGATCTCCCTCTGGACAGTGGTGGCCGCCCTCCAAGCGGTGGAGAGGAAGGTGGACACATCAGCAGCTCGCCTGCTCAACCTCGAAAGCCGCACAGCCACTGCTGAGAAGAAGATCTTCGAGTGTGAGaagacagaactagaattcagCAGCCATCTGGCAGCTTTGGGCACCTTGATCCAGGAATACCGGGTGCTCCAACGGCGCCTAGAGAACGTGGAGAACCTCCTGAAGAACCGCAACTTCTGGATTCTCAGGCTCCCCCTCGGTCCGAAGGGGGAGATCCCCaag GTCCCTGTGACGTTTGACGAGGAGCAAGCGGTCCATTTTTCTTCACCGGAATGGGCCAAACTGGAAGATTGGCAGAAGGAACTCTACCGGAACATTACAAGAGGAAGCTACGAGCCGCTGGTCTCTCTCG ACTCTGCCATCGCCAAAGCTGATGCCCTTCCCCCCCAGGCGGGTCTGGGGGCAGCACCCCATATTGCGGATCAGCCCTCAGTGGGGGAAAAGGGACTCCCCCTGGCGCCCAAACTAG CAGAACCATTGACATCCAAAGACGATCTTTTGTCCTGGATTAAGCAGGAGGAATCTCCCGGTCCCGGGAAATGGAATCTGGAGAGAGAGATCCCTGCCATCCTCGGCTACG ATGAGAGCACCAGAATCAAAAGTGAGGAACAGAAGCTCCAAGAAAGTCTGAAACAAACCTTGCCTGTCCGGCTCCATGCAGCACCCAACGACAAGGTCTTGCAGACCTCCAGATGTTGCCAGAGACAAAGCTGCCCTCAGGGTCAacctgcccctcctcctcctcaaaagCCATCAGAGGAGCTACGCCACCCCAATGAAAGAACCTGCCCTGAACCCGAGGCCACCCCGCCAGCAACCTGCTTGAAGGAAGGCCAGCTGAAATGTTTCAAGGGTCTGGATGAGTTTTCCTTGCCGCCAAGGATCCCCGCAGGAGAGGAAGTGTACGGGGAAGGGGTCACACCAGTGACTGAATCCGGTGTTCCCCAGGTCCCTGAGCCCTACCTGTGCCCGGAGAACAACAGCTTCAGCAATGTGGCAGTCACCGAAACAGCTGGCCAGCCGCACGCCTGTTCCCTCTGCCCAAAGACTTTCCGGCTCAAGACCAGCCTGCTTATCCATCAGAAGACCCACGCTGTGGGAAAGAGTGACAGCCCCTTTGTGTGCTCTGAGTGTGGCTGCGGCTTCAGCCACCAGGCCCAGCTGACTCGGCACCAGGCCATCCACGCCGACCGGCCGCACCAGTGTTCGGAATGCCACAAAGCCTTCAACCGCAAATCCAGCCTGGTGGTCCACCAGAAGACGCACCGCGAGCGGCCGCGCCCTTTCCAGTGTCCCCAGTGCAGCAAGACTTTCATCAGGAAACAGCACCTGGACGATCACACCCGcacccacacaggggaaaagccctaCCAATGTCCCGAGTGCGAGAAGCGCTTCGCAGAGAAGTCCAAGCTGACCAACCACTACCGGATCCATACCGGGGAGCGGCCGTACCGCTGCGGGCAATGTGACAAGCGCTTTGTGCGCGCCCACCACCTGGTCAAGCACCAAAGCAGCGTCCACCAAGCTGGGGCTAAGTTGTTCTCCTGTCGCGAGTGTGGACAGAGTTTCAGCCATGCCCAGGCCTTCCTCAGCCATCAGGCCAGCCATGCCAATGGTGAGAGGCGCCACCGCTGCACCGAGTGCCTCAAGACCTTTGCCCGCAGAAAGTACCTCCTGGAACACCAGCGTATGCACACGGGAGAGAACCCGTACGCCTGCCCACACTGCGGCAAGCACTTCCGATACAAGCAGTCACTAAAGCAGCATCTGCGCATGCACCGGGAgcaaccaccaccactaccatctGGGCCTGCTGTGCCCCCAAGCCTGCCAGTCACCAACCCCCTGGAGAAAAACCCTCTCTTTGAGGCCAACCCACCCAATGGGACCTGA
- the LOC131196516 gene encoding zinc finger protein 398-like isoform X2 yields the protein MAEWTPAQAWEWEVEPQHLAPFQPPAIFDQSAEREIYPAAEISLWTVVAALQAVERKVDTSAARLLNLESRTATAEKKIFECEKTELEFSSHLAALGTLIQEYRVLQRRLENVENLLKNRNFWILRLPLGPKGEIPKVPVTFDEEQAVHFSSPEWAKLEDWQKELYRNITRGSYEPLVSLDSAIAKADALPPQAGLGAAPHIADQPSVGEKGLPLAPKLEPLTSKDDLLSWIKQEESPGPGKWNLEREIPAILGYDESTRIKSEEQKLQESLKQTLPVRLHAAPNDKVLQTSRCCQRQSCPQGQPAPPPPQKPSEELRHPNERTCPEPEATPPATCLKEGQLKCFKGLDEFSLPPRIPAGEEVYGEGVTPVTESGVPQVPEPYLCPENNSFSNVAVTETAGQPHACSLCPKTFRLKTSLLIHQKTHAVGKSDSPFVCSECGCGFSHQAQLTRHQAIHADRPHQCSECHKAFNRKSSLVVHQKTHRERPRPFQCPQCSKTFIRKQHLDDHTRTHTGEKPYQCPECEKRFAEKSKLTNHYRIHTGERPYRCGQCDKRFVRAHHLVKHQSSVHQAGAKLFSCRECGQSFSHAQAFLSHQASHANGERRHRCTECLKTFARRKYLLEHQRMHTGENPYACPHCGKHFRYKQSLKQHLRMHREQPPPLPSGPAVPPSLPVTNPLEKNPLFEANPPNGT from the exons GCGTGGGAATGGGAGGTTGAGCCTCAGCACCTGGCGCCCTTCCAACCTCCCGCCATTTTTGACCAATCAGCTGAGCGAGAGATCTACCCGGCGGCCGAGATCTCCCTCTGGACAGTGGTGGCCGCCCTCCAAGCGGTGGAGAGGAAGGTGGACACATCAGCAGCTCGCCTGCTCAACCTCGAAAGCCGCACAGCCACTGCTGAGAAGAAGATCTTCGAGTGTGAGaagacagaactagaattcagCAGCCATCTGGCAGCTTTGGGCACCTTGATCCAGGAATACCGGGTGCTCCAACGGCGCCTAGAGAACGTGGAGAACCTCCTGAAGAACCGCAACTTCTGGATTCTCAGGCTCCCCCTCGGTCCGAAGGGGGAGATCCCCaag GTCCCTGTGACGTTTGACGAGGAGCAAGCGGTCCATTTTTCTTCACCGGAATGGGCCAAACTGGAAGATTGGCAGAAGGAACTCTACCGGAACATTACAAGAGGAAGCTACGAGCCGCTGGTCTCTCTCG ACTCTGCCATCGCCAAAGCTGATGCCCTTCCCCCCCAGGCGGGTCTGGGGGCAGCACCCCATATTGCGGATCAGCCCTCAGTGGGGGAAAAGGGACTCCCCCTGGCGCCCAAACTAG AACCATTGACATCCAAAGACGATCTTTTGTCCTGGATTAAGCAGGAGGAATCTCCCGGTCCCGGGAAATGGAATCTGGAGAGAGAGATCCCTGCCATCCTCGGCTACG ATGAGAGCACCAGAATCAAAAGTGAGGAACAGAAGCTCCAAGAAAGTCTGAAACAAACCTTGCCTGTCCGGCTCCATGCAGCACCCAACGACAAGGTCTTGCAGACCTCCAGATGTTGCCAGAGACAAAGCTGCCCTCAGGGTCAacctgcccctcctcctcctcaaaagCCATCAGAGGAGCTACGCCACCCCAATGAAAGAACCTGCCCTGAACCCGAGGCCACCCCGCCAGCAACCTGCTTGAAGGAAGGCCAGCTGAAATGTTTCAAGGGTCTGGATGAGTTTTCCTTGCCGCCAAGGATCCCCGCAGGAGAGGAAGTGTACGGGGAAGGGGTCACACCAGTGACTGAATCCGGTGTTCCCCAGGTCCCTGAGCCCTACCTGTGCCCGGAGAACAACAGCTTCAGCAATGTGGCAGTCACCGAAACAGCTGGCCAGCCGCACGCCTGTTCCCTCTGCCCAAAGACTTTCCGGCTCAAGACCAGCCTGCTTATCCATCAGAAGACCCACGCTGTGGGAAAGAGTGACAGCCCCTTTGTGTGCTCTGAGTGTGGCTGCGGCTTCAGCCACCAGGCCCAGCTGACTCGGCACCAGGCCATCCACGCCGACCGGCCGCACCAGTGTTCGGAATGCCACAAAGCCTTCAACCGCAAATCCAGCCTGGTGGTCCACCAGAAGACGCACCGCGAGCGGCCGCGCCCTTTCCAGTGTCCCCAGTGCAGCAAGACTTTCATCAGGAAACAGCACCTGGACGATCACACCCGcacccacacaggggaaaagccctaCCAATGTCCCGAGTGCGAGAAGCGCTTCGCAGAGAAGTCCAAGCTGACCAACCACTACCGGATCCATACCGGGGAGCGGCCGTACCGCTGCGGGCAATGTGACAAGCGCTTTGTGCGCGCCCACCACCTGGTCAAGCACCAAAGCAGCGTCCACCAAGCTGGGGCTAAGTTGTTCTCCTGTCGCGAGTGTGGACAGAGTTTCAGCCATGCCCAGGCCTTCCTCAGCCATCAGGCCAGCCATGCCAATGGTGAGAGGCGCCACCGCTGCACCGAGTGCCTCAAGACCTTTGCCCGCAGAAAGTACCTCCTGGAACACCAGCGTATGCACACGGGAGAGAACCCGTACGCCTGCCCACACTGCGGCAAGCACTTCCGATACAAGCAGTCACTAAAGCAGCATCTGCGCATGCACCGGGAgcaaccaccaccactaccatctGGGCCTGCTGTGCCCCCAAGCCTGCCAGTCACCAACCCCCTGGAGAAAAACCCTCTCTTTGAGGCCAACCCACCCAATGGGACCTGA
- the LOC131196510 gene encoding tigger transposable element-derived protein 1-like isoform X1: protein MEAPLWPVGAALQSPEASDGPGLRLLSLEGRLASAEKKLGGCQRTVTELGSQLEGKWAALGGLVQEYGRLQRRLENLENLLRNRNFWILRFPPGAQGETPKVPVTFDDLSVHFNEQEWGNLDELQKDLYKTVMKSNYEMLVSMDYAIAKPEILTRIEQGDSLCDRNVETMAENNTLGHPGTESPVAPVDVSLWLKEEVEGPQDGGIARPPEEISAGLHEGSSVEYIDIPSGIKEEMEEVCLGPGESHREQYDPSEEYQTITISEEHLCGLQEDQCAQDPLFFGEGPSSVFCNGLLFSLAMSSKGKRKGHGSSEERSKKHRKAISLNLKMKIIKAYDAGKKVNIIAQEEGLAHSTISTILKNKERIREAMKGSPGTKAIITRQRKGLIHETEKLLMLWIEDQIQKRIPISLPLIQAKARSIFATLKERAGEECTETFTASRGWFMRFQRRFNYHTSHPPGEAGGPDEIAAQRFLDNFDDLITEGNYLPEQIFNVDKTRLFWKKMPERSYLHQEAQAVPGYKAFKDRITLLLGGNVAGFKLKPFLIHKSEDPPVCENIGQETLPVYYQSDQKAWMTQVFFEDWFVNCFIPQVQEYCFQNRIPFRILLLLNNTPGYPLHLDDVHPDVKVVYLPKNTSPFLQPMDQGAVSIFKACYLRATLATAVATMEDNRMTLREFWKAYDISHCIENIATAWKDVSMKCMQGIWERCLKRFALLVHNFEGFDPNEDLEEISHNILTLARALSLEADAEDVKKWIAYPEGELSNEELIELKEELEAQGIAEEEEEIKF from the exons ATGGAGGCGCCGTTGTGGCCGGTCGGGGCGGCTTTGCAAAGCCCGGAGGCGTCGGACGGGCCCGGGCTTCGTCTGCTGAGCCTGGAAGGGCGCTTGGCTTCGGCCGAGAAGAAGCTGGGCGGTTGCCAGAGGACGGTAACCGAGCTGGGCAGCCAGCTGGAAGGGAAATGGGCCGCCCTGGGCGGCCTGGTTCAGGAATACGGGCGGCTCCAACGGCGGCTGGAGAACCTGGAGAACCTGCTGAGGAACCGCAACTTCTGGATCCTCCGCTTCCCGCCGGGCGCCCAGGGGGAGACGCCCAAG GTTCCGGTCACTTTTGATGACCTGTCCGTTCATTTCAACGAGCAAGAATGGGGCAATCTGGATGAATTGCAGAAGGATCTGTATAAAACGGTCATGAAAAGCAATTATGAGATGTTGGTCTCAATGG ATTATGCAATTGCCAAGCCCGAGATCCTGACCCGGATTGAACAAGGAGATTCCTTGTGTGATAGAAATGTTGAAACCATGGCTGAGAATAACACACTGGGACATCCTGGCACAG AGTCTCCTGTGGCTCCAGTCGATGTTTCTTTGTGGCTGAAGGAAGAAGTAGAAGGACCTCAAGACGGTGGCATCGCCAGGCCTCCTGAGGAGATCAGTGCTGGACTTCATGAGG GTTCTTCGGTGGAGTATATAGACATACCCTCCGGGATtaaagaggagatggaggaggtgtGCTTGGGCCCCGGGGAATCTCACAGAGAGCAATACGATCCTAGTGAGG AATATCAGACCATTACCATTTCTGAAGAACATCTCTGTGGACTTCAGGAAGACCAATGTGCTCAGGACCCGTTATTCTTTGGGGAAGGCCCTAGCTCTG TATTTTGCAATGGGCTCTTATTTTCGCTTGCCATGTCAtcaaaggggaagagaaagggcCACGGTTCATCTGAAGAGCGCAGCAAGAAGCACAGGAAGGCCATCAGTCTGAATTTGAAGATGAAGATCATTAAAGCCTACGATGCTGGGAAGAAGGTAAACATCATCGCTCAAGAAGAAGGCCTGGCCCATTCCACCATCTCCACCATTTTGAAGAACAAGGAGCGGATCAGGGAGGCCATGAAAGGATCGCCAGGGACGAAAGCCATTATCACCAGGCAACGCAAAGGCCTCATCCACGAAACAGAGAAACTCCTGATGCTTTGGATCGAGGATCAGATCCAGAAAAGGATTCCCATTAGCCTCCCTCTCATTCAGGCCAAGGCGCGCAGCATTTTTGCGACCCTGAAGGAACGAGCGGGCGAGGAGTGCACTGAAACGTTCACGGCCAGCCGTGGCTGGTTCATGCGCTTCCAGCGAAGGTTTAATTACCATACTTCGCACCCACCAGGCGAAGCCGGGGGGCCCGACGAAATAGCAGCCCAACGCTTCCTTGACAACTTCGACGATCTCATCACAGAAGGGAACTATTTGCCCGAACAGATATTCAACGTAGACAAAACCAGGttattctggaaaaaaatgcCCGAACGAAGCTACCTTCACCAAGAGGCCCAAGCTGTGCCTGGATACAAAGCCTTTAAGGACAGGATCACTTTGCTGTTGGGTGGAAACGTCGCCGGCTTCAAGCTGAAGCCGTTTCTGATCCACAAATCAGAGGATCCCCCCGTGTGTGAAAATATCGGCCAGGAGACCCTGCCTGTTTATTACCAATCTGATCAGAAGGCTTGGATGACCCAAGTCTTCTTTGAGGATTGGTTTGTGAATTGTTTCATCCCCCAAGTGCAGGAATATTGTTTTCAAAACAGAATCCCTTTTAGAATTCTTCTGCTCCTCAACAACACCCCTGGATATCCCCTGCACCTGGACGATGTCCATCCAGACGTGAAGGTTGTTTATCTACCAAAAAACACCAGCCCTTTCCTGCAGCCCATGGATCAGGGAGCTGTCTCGATCTTCAAAGCATGCTATTTACGGGCCACACTGGCCACGGCCGTCGCCACAATGGAGGACAACAGGATGACCTTGCGCGAGTTTTGGAAAGCCTACGATATCAGCCACTGCATTGAAAACATCGCAACGGCCTGGAAGGATGTCAGCATGAAATGCATGCAAGGGATTTGGGAACGGTGCTTAAAACGTTTTGCTCTCCTCGTCCACAATTTTGAAGGCTTTGATCCTAACGAAGATTTGGAGGAAATCAGTCACAACATTTTGACGCTCGCCCGAGCCCTTAGTTTAGAGGCAGACGCGGAAGATGTGAAAAAATGGATTGCCTACCCTGAGGGTGAGCTTTCCAATGAAGAATTGATCGAGCTTAAAGAAGAATTGGAGGCCCAAGGCATtgcagaggaggaagaagaaataaaattctaG